A stretch of the Serratia marcescens genome encodes the following:
- the znuA gene encoding zinc ABC transporter substrate-binding protein ZnuA, producing MATKNKWLQRTLLASALLMAGPLSSASAAVVTSIRPLGFIASAIADGVTPTEVLLPDGASPHDFALRPSDIQRLRSADLVLWVGPDMEAFLNKALVPISATRKLAISELPAVKPLLMKGEDDDDHEHAGEAHNHADDDHGHHHGEYNMHVWLSPEIAKVTAIAIHDRLLELMPQNKDKLDANLRQFENLLTQTDKNVGNMLTPVQGKGYFVFHDAYGYFEKHYGLSPLGHFTVNPEIQPGAQRLHQIRTQLVEQKAVCVFAEPQFRPAVINAVAKGTKVRSGTLDPLGIGIALGKDSYGKFLTQLSNQYVSCLK from the coding sequence ATGGCAACGAAAAATAAATGGTTGCAGCGCACGCTGTTGGCCAGCGCACTGTTGATGGCCGGCCCGCTGAGCAGCGCTTCCGCTGCGGTGGTGACCTCGATTCGTCCGTTAGGCTTTATCGCATCGGCGATCGCCGACGGCGTGACGCCGACCGAGGTGTTGCTGCCGGACGGCGCTTCGCCGCACGATTTTGCGCTGCGTCCTTCCGATATTCAGCGTTTGCGCTCTGCGGACCTGGTGCTGTGGGTCGGGCCGGACATGGAAGCGTTCCTGAACAAGGCGCTGGTGCCGATCTCGGCAACCCGCAAGCTGGCCATCAGCGAACTGCCTGCGGTGAAGCCGTTGCTGATGAAAGGCGAAGATGACGACGATCATGAACATGCAGGCGAAGCGCATAACCATGCCGATGACGATCATGGGCATCATCACGGCGAGTACAATATGCACGTTTGGCTGTCGCCGGAGATAGCAAAAGTGACCGCGATCGCGATTCACGACAGATTGTTGGAACTTATGCCGCAAAATAAGGACAAATTAGACGCAAACCTGCGCCAGTTCGAGAATCTGCTGACGCAAACTGACAAAAATGTTGGTAACATGCTTACGCCTGTGCAAGGTAAGGGTTATTTTGTTTTTCATGATGCTTACGGCTACTTTGAGAAACACTACGGTTTGAGTCCGCTGGGCCATTTCACCGTCAATCCCGAAATTCAGCCTGGAGCACAGCGCCTACACCAAATTCGAACACAGTTGGTTGAGCAGAAAGCGGTATGCGTTTTTGCTGAGCCACAATTCAGGCCGGCCGTAATCAATGCCGTTGCCAAGGGTACCAAAGTGCGTTCCGGAACGCTGGACCCGCTGGGCATCGGCATCGCGCTGGGGAAGGACAGCTATGGGAAATTCCTGACTCAGCTGTCAAACCAGTACGTGAGCTGCCTGAAGTAA